The following are from one region of the Phycisphaerales bacterium genome:
- a CDS encoding pyridoxine 5'-phosphate synthase — MVQLSVNVDHVATVRQARRGVEPDPVRAAHEAELGGADGITAHLREDRRHVQDHDLRRLRDTVNVRLNLEMAATDAMIEFACDLKPHTAMLVPEGRQEVTTEGGLDVAGQLDAMRGVVERLKGAGLIVSAFIDPTLPQVEAAHAAGFDVCEVHTGPYAHAWARCGGDFRRPELSAALEAVAQTGAQISAKGMRLNAGHALNYHNVGPIAALPGVEELHIGHAIVSRSIYSGFRAAVADMKRLMMHSVRG; from the coding sequence ATGGTGCAACTGAGCGTCAACGTCGATCACGTGGCCACGGTCCGGCAAGCTCGCCGCGGCGTGGAGCCAGACCCGGTGCGCGCGGCGCACGAAGCCGAACTGGGCGGGGCCGACGGCATCACCGCCCACCTCCGCGAGGATCGCCGGCACGTTCAGGACCACGACCTGCGCCGGTTGCGCGATACCGTCAACGTTCGGCTTAACCTGGAGATGGCGGCGACCGACGCCATGATCGAGTTCGCCTGCGACCTCAAGCCGCATACGGCGATGCTCGTGCCCGAGGGCCGCCAGGAAGTGACCACCGAGGGCGGGCTCGATGTTGCCGGTCAGCTTGACGCCATGCGGGGTGTGGTCGAACGCCTGAAGGGCGCGGGCCTGATCGTCAGCGCGTTCATCGATCCGACTCTTCCTCAGGTCGAGGCGGCGCACGCCGCGGGCTTTGACGTGTGCGAGGTTCATACCGGGCCGTATGCGCACGCGTGGGCGCGGTGTGGAGGCGACTTTCGCCGGCCCGAGCTTAGCGCTGCGCTCGAGGCGGTCGCCCAGACGGGCGCACAGATTTCGGCCAAGGGAATGCGGCTCAACGCCGGCCATGCACTGAATTACCACAACGTCGGACCGATCGCAGCTCTTCCCGGCGTCGAGGAGTTACACATCGGCCACGCGATCGTGAGTCGATCCATCTACTCCGGTTTCCGAGCCGCCGTCGCCGACATGAAGCGCCTCATGATGCACAGCGTTCGGGGCTGA
- the dxr gene encoding 1-deoxy-D-xylulose-5-phosphate reductoisomerase yields MSIGTRRLIVLGSTGSIGRQTLDVVAHVASFAKARGQPPPIEVVGLAAGRRAHELQEQAAAHSVAHTALCEGDGGSATFIGRDATERLVREVDADIVMAAVVGAAGLPATLAAVELGRDVALANKETLVAAGAVVVPAAARSGSKLLPVDSEHSALWQCLHAIAGPDAAPPMEPPAHVSRLVLTASGGPFRTASADEVYNATPEQALAHPTWDMGPKVTIDCASLTNKALEVIEAHWLFGFPSAQLGVLVHPQSIVHSLIETVDGSVLAQLGVSDMRLPIQLALTHPRRMPGNTPPLNLAQLARLDFEEPDEARFPALALARWVIDTGGTAGAIFNAANEAAVEAFLAGHVPFGRIGELTRDACESLDVSPLRTLEDATNADARAREYVERHIAAAMRS; encoded by the coding sequence ATGTCTATCGGCACGCGGCGGCTGATCGTCCTGGGCAGCACCGGCTCCATCGGCCGGCAAACACTGGACGTCGTCGCCCATGTCGCTTCGTTCGCCAAAGCCAGAGGCCAGCCCCCACCCATCGAGGTGGTGGGCCTGGCCGCCGGCCGGCGTGCGCACGAGTTGCAGGAGCAGGCCGCAGCACACAGTGTGGCGCACACAGCCCTGTGCGAAGGCGACGGCGGATCGGCAACCTTCATCGGCAGAGACGCCACCGAGCGCCTCGTGCGCGAGGTCGACGCCGACATCGTCATGGCCGCCGTGGTGGGTGCGGCCGGTTTGCCCGCCACGCTCGCCGCGGTCGAACTCGGTCGCGATGTTGCATTGGCGAACAAGGAGACCCTCGTCGCCGCCGGCGCCGTCGTGGTTCCGGCCGCCGCGCGCTCAGGCTCCAAGCTGCTCCCCGTCGACAGCGAACACTCGGCGCTCTGGCAGTGCCTGCATGCCATCGCCGGCCCCGACGCCGCGCCGCCGATGGAGCCGCCCGCGCACGTCTCGCGCCTGGTTCTCACCGCCTCGGGCGGGCCCTTCCGCACCGCGTCGGCCGACGAGGTCTACAACGCCACTCCCGAGCAAGCGCTCGCCCACCCCACGTGGGACATGGGCCCCAAGGTCACCATCGACTGCGCCTCGCTCACCAACAAGGCCCTCGAAGTCATCGAGGCCCACTGGCTCTTTGGCTTCCCATCTGCGCAATTGGGCGTGCTCGTACATCCCCAGTCCATCGTGCACTCGCTCATCGAGACCGTCGACGGCTCGGTGCTCGCCCAGCTGGGCGTCAGCGACATGCGCCTGCCCATCCAGCTCGCGCTCACCCACCCCCGCCGCATGCCGGGCAATACCCCGCCGCTGAACCTCGCCCAACTCGCCCGCCTGGACTTCGAGGAGCCCGACGAGGCCCGCTTCCCCGCCCTGGCTCTGGCACGCTGGGTCATCGACACCGGCGGCACCGCCGGGGCCATCTTCAACGCCGCCAACGAGGCCGCCGTCGAGGCCTTCCTGGCCGGCCACGTCCCCTTCGGCCGCATCGGCGAGCTGACCCGGGACGCCTGCGAATCCCTCGACGTCTCACCGCTCCGCACGCTCGAAGACGCTACAAACGCCGACGCAAGGGCCCGCGAATACGTCGAACGCCACATCGCCGCGGCCATGCGGTCATAA
- the rho gene encoding transcription termination factor Rho, with the protein MTTFSGLVDQPRRGDVRLRPLAGDTVQFRDDDPILPRSLVDRFGLKPGMQVEVRLGEKQATVGQNGQGGGRNRNRRNRRPQDNRGAKAPLAERVISIEGVHPDDAPQPTPFEELTTVDPSPRMQLEYRGCPASCRLVDMFCPIGFGQRAMVVSPPKAGKTTLLKDIATAILHNHENTELFVLLVDERPEEVTDFRRSLTGHGPGDPDRPWDSSRVTVVASSADHDAERHIQVATVTMERCKRLVELGKDVVIILDSLTRLGRAFNRSREYSSSGRTLSGGIDSKALEVPRQIFGAARQTEEAGSLTIIATALVDTGGQGDQVIFEEFKGSGNMELILDRKVAERRLFPAINLAASGTRKEDLLMPKQELETVNALRRRLLSMPPPQQIEQLLGALKRFETNEALIGMNRSASPA; encoded by the coding sequence ATGACGACCTTTTCCGGCCTGGTGGACCAACCACGGCGCGGGGATGTCCGGCTTCGGCCCCTGGCGGGCGATACCGTGCAATTCCGCGATGACGACCCAATCCTGCCGCGATCGCTCGTCGATCGCTTCGGGCTCAAGCCCGGGATGCAGGTCGAGGTGCGCCTGGGCGAGAAGCAGGCCACCGTGGGCCAGAATGGCCAAGGCGGCGGGCGAAACCGGAACCGTCGCAATCGACGCCCGCAAGACAACCGCGGCGCGAAAGCACCACTCGCAGAGCGCGTGATCAGCATCGAGGGCGTGCACCCCGATGACGCTCCGCAGCCCACGCCGTTCGAGGAATTGACCACGGTCGATCCGAGCCCGCGGATGCAACTCGAATATCGAGGCTGCCCTGCATCGTGCCGGCTGGTCGATATGTTCTGTCCCATCGGTTTCGGGCAGCGTGCGATGGTGGTGAGCCCACCCAAGGCCGGCAAGACGACGCTGTTGAAGGACATCGCCACCGCCATCCTCCACAACCACGAGAACACCGAACTGTTCGTCCTGCTGGTTGATGAGCGTCCCGAAGAGGTCACCGATTTCCGCCGCTCGCTGACCGGCCATGGGCCCGGCGATCCCGATCGCCCCTGGGACAGTTCCCGCGTGACGGTGGTGGCCTCGAGCGCCGACCACGATGCTGAGCGGCACATCCAGGTCGCCACGGTGACGATGGAGCGGTGCAAGCGGCTGGTCGAACTGGGCAAGGACGTGGTGATCATCCTCGACTCGCTGACCAGGCTCGGCCGGGCGTTCAATCGCTCGCGTGAGTATTCGAGCAGCGGTCGCACGCTCAGCGGCGGTATCGACAGCAAGGCGCTGGAAGTGCCGCGGCAGATCTTCGGCGCGGCCCGACAGACCGAGGAAGCGGGCTCGCTGACCATCATCGCCACCGCGCTGGTTGACACCGGTGGGCAAGGCGACCAGGTAATTTTCGAGGAGTTCAAGGGCAGCGGCAACATGGAGTTGATCCTCGACCGCAAGGTGGCCGAGCGCCGGCTGTTCCCGGCGATCAACCTGGCTGCCAGCGGCACGCGCAAGGAAGACCTGCTCATGCCCAAGCAGGAACTCGAGACGGTCAACGCCCTTCGGCGTCGCCTTCTCTCAATGCCCCCGCCCCAGCAGATCGAGCAACTCCTGGGCGCCCTGAAGCGCTTCGAGACCAACGAAGCCCTGATCGGGATGAACCGTTCGGCCAGCCCGGCCTGA
- the ptsP gene encoding phosphoenolpyruvate--protein phosphotransferase — MEVLRGIAVSPGLVIGRIFLLEDEDRRVVRRFTPAAGSDEEAARAKAALEASVADLQDVKHRAEKEMGEEAAKIFLFHIGVLQDASLRGPIFERIENEHMAAEHAVEVTFGEWASKFSKMGDSAFTSKVDDLEDLRNRVLGHLMGEHNRTLDELKHPAIVVADDLTPSQAAGFNRELVQAFVTDRGGRTSHTAIVARALNIPAVVGLRDIARIAEEDTTIIVDGLEGVVILDPTDEQLDRYKERQVRMERRQTVWKEQASEPSITTDGQHVRLLGNIEFPDEISHVLEVGGEGIGLYRTEFLYLTSDTEPSEEEHYQAYVRCIRQLEGRELVIRTVDLGADKYTQHSFELPERNPFLGNRSIRYCLSNLPMFKRQLRALLRASAEGPLKIMFPLITTVQELRQAKAIVRDVMEDLEEEGVPFDADVPMGMMVEVPAAAVIASSFARDAAFFSVGTNDLVQYTLAVDRTNERVADLFTAMHPAVLRLVRDVMRGSKSRQIPVSCCGESAAELDFAVLLIGLGVRTLSVGSYSIPQVKRLVRSVSAEECTRIARRALSLESPSDVTAYVRERVRKVMPGVFDSGED, encoded by the coding sequence ATGGAGGTCCTTCGCGGCATCGCGGTTTCGCCCGGGCTGGTCATCGGCCGCATCTTCCTCTTGGAAGACGAGGACCGTCGCGTAGTCCGCCGGTTCACCCCCGCCGCAGGTTCGGACGAGGAAGCCGCCCGGGCCAAGGCCGCGCTGGAGGCCTCGGTCGCCGACCTTCAGGACGTCAAGCATCGCGCCGAGAAGGAGATGGGCGAGGAGGCCGCCAAGATCTTCCTCTTCCACATCGGCGTGCTCCAGGACGCCTCGCTGCGCGGCCCCATCTTCGAACGCATCGAGAACGAGCACATGGCCGCCGAGCATGCCGTCGAGGTGACCTTCGGCGAGTGGGCCAGCAAATTCTCGAAGATGGGCGACTCGGCGTTTACCTCCAAGGTCGACGATCTCGAGGACCTTCGCAATCGCGTGCTGGGCCACCTCATGGGCGAGCACAACCGCACGCTGGACGAACTCAAGCATCCCGCCATCGTGGTCGCCGACGACCTCACGCCTTCCCAAGCCGCGGGCTTCAACCGCGAACTGGTCCAGGCGTTCGTCACCGACCGCGGCGGACGCACCAGCCACACCGCCATCGTCGCACGGGCCCTGAACATCCCGGCCGTGGTGGGCCTGCGCGACATCGCGCGCATCGCAGAAGAAGACACCACCATCATCGTCGACGGGCTCGAGGGCGTGGTCATCCTCGACCCCACCGACGAGCAACTCGATCGCTATAAGGAACGCCAGGTCCGCATGGAGCGGCGCCAGACCGTGTGGAAGGAGCAGGCCTCCGAGCCCAGCATCACCACGGATGGCCAGCACGTCCGCCTGCTCGGCAACATCGAGTTTCCCGACGAAATCTCCCACGTGCTGGAGGTGGGCGGCGAGGGCATCGGCCTCTATCGCACCGAGTTCCTCTACCTCACCAGCGACACGGAGCCATCCGAGGAAGAGCACTATCAGGCCTACGTTCGCTGCATCCGCCAGCTCGAAGGGCGCGAGTTGGTCATTCGCACGGTCGACCTTGGCGCCGACAAGTACACCCAGCACAGCTTCGAGCTTCCCGAGCGCAACCCCTTCCTGGGCAACCGCTCGATCCGCTACTGCCTGAGCAACCTGCCGATGTTCAAGCGCCAGCTTCGCGCGCTGTTGCGAGCGAGCGCCGAAGGGCCGCTCAAGATCATGTTCCCCCTGATCACGACGGTGCAGGAACTCCGGCAGGCCAAGGCCATCGTCCGCGATGTGATGGAAGACCTGGAGGAGGAAGGCGTGCCCTTCGACGCCGACGTGCCCATGGGCATGATGGTCGAGGTGCCCGCCGCCGCCGTCATCGCCTCCAGCTTCGCCCGCGACGCGGCATTCTTCAGCGTGGGCACCAACGACCTGGTCCAGTACACCCTGGCCGTCGACCGCACAAACGAGCGGGTGGCCGACCTGTTCACCGCCATGCACCCGGCCGTCCTCAGGCTGGTCCGGGACGTCATGCGGGGGTCCAAGAGCCGGCAGATCCCCGTCTCCTGCTGCGGCGAATCGGCCGCCGAGCTCGATTTTGCCGTCTTGCTGATCGGCCTGGGCGTGCGTACCCTCTCGGTGGGTTCGTACTCGATTCCGCAGGTCAAGCGGCTGGTGCGGAGCGTTTCCGCAGAGGAATGCACCCGCATCGCCCGGCGGGCCCTCTCGCTCGAATCGCCGTCGGACGTCACCGCGTACGTCCGAGAGCGTGTCCGCAAGGTCATGCCCGGCGTCTTCGATTCGGGGGAGGATTAG
- a CDS encoding Rne/Rng family ribonuclease yields the protein MARKPSTSDNGSTSKADSTDTDTTNTSKKSSGKKSSRGSSGRGRGRFQSDAIESSGGAPGASRMLVNYIPGDECRIAFVEDGKLEEYHAEPTASTSRVNNIYLGVVRNVNTAVQAAFVDFGLEEHGFLHTTDVHPRYFPKNEDAAERVGIKTPRRDRPPIQKCFKPGDRIMVQVLKEGVGTKGPTLTSYISIPGRYLVMMPGMDNVGVSRKVEDEDTRRAMRKVLDQLDLPEGFGFILRTAGMERTKTELKRDLAYLKRLWSDMEKRQKSKKAPQALYAESDLLLRALRDLAGTEVTDIIIDDPGALARAERFIKIASPRSRPQLRQYTGQAPIFAAFGIEQQIHNIHSREVPLPSGGRLIFDETEALVAIDVNSGRSRSARDAESNAFNTNMEAADEICRQLRLRDMGGLVINDLIDMRHASNRKAIEQRFAERLGRDRAKSTILPISEFGLLQMTRQRMRSSHERTHFAECHLCKGRGVIRRPDSVAAEALRDLSLIASYEKVARVEMVVSAQVASHLLSGRRKQLSRIERVSGVITEVRVSENMAAERFVLHAYDSSNNDINIEKLPKLPEPEQFLVEAQGLTETDAGLAESVEGHDTEADRFDEEVDDVQAVQAHPIELDADFDDQEEGEERSGRRRRRRRRRRRGGGGDEASQQEAARSHDDDSEDDENVEPQDERRADADERNAHERESDDEDRPRRRRRRRRRGGRGRSGADAQGGDRRESDDHEEAREPDSLARRLASALSTPLPESHAEEEADEDEAPEGRQDDETRDEQHDEHDEDRPRRRRRRRRRRGERRDDEASSDATNVDESEAESVEPVAESDEPLDQDESDEQESDRPRRRRRRRRGGRNRDRAEHVEEAGEIEDAEEAHEHDEDEAAEEDEAPTVEVVASHEEPEPEPAGMIEPRPKRGRRSRREDDEGDQTDEPKAEQKPRPRFLYSAHRRTKPGGPGA from the coding sequence ATGGCACGAAAGCCCAGCACCTCCGACAACGGATCGACCTCCAAGGCTGACTCGACCGACACCGATACGACGAATACCTCCAAGAAGTCCTCCGGCAAGAAGTCCTCGCGCGGCTCCTCGGGTCGCGGCCGCGGTCGCTTCCAGAGCGATGCCATCGAGTCCAGCGGCGGCGCCCCTGGCGCGTCCCGCATGCTCGTCAACTACATCCCGGGCGACGAGTGCCGAATCGCCTTCGTCGAAGACGGCAAGCTCGAGGAATACCACGCCGAGCCAACAGCCTCGACCAGCCGCGTCAACAACATCTACCTGGGCGTGGTCCGCAACGTCAACACCGCCGTGCAGGCGGCGTTCGTCGACTTCGGGCTCGAAGAGCACGGCTTCCTGCACACCACCGACGTCCACCCCCGCTACTTCCCTAAAAACGAGGACGCCGCCGAGCGTGTGGGCATCAAGACCCCCCGCCGCGACCGCCCGCCGATCCAGAAGTGCTTCAAGCCGGGTGACCGCATCATGGTCCAGGTCTTGAAGGAAGGCGTGGGCACCAAGGGCCCCACCCTCACCAGCTACATCTCCATCCCGGGCCGATACCTGGTCATGATGCCCGGCATGGACAACGTGGGCGTCTCGCGCAAGGTCGAGGACGAGGACACCCGCCGTGCGATGCGCAAGGTGCTCGACCAGCTCGACCTGCCCGAGGGCTTCGGCTTCATCCTGCGCACCGCTGGCATGGAGCGCACCAAGACCGAACTGAAGCGCGACCTGGCCTACCTTAAGCGCCTCTGGAGCGACATGGAGAAGCGCCAGAAGAGCAAGAAGGCGCCCCAGGCCCTGTACGCCGAGAGCGACCTGCTCCTCCGTGCCCTGCGAGACCTTGCCGGCACCGAGGTGACGGACATCATCATTGATGATCCGGGCGCGCTCGCCCGTGCCGAACGCTTCATCAAGATCGCCTCGCCCCGCAGCCGACCCCAGCTGCGCCAGTACACCGGCCAGGCGCCGATCTTCGCGGCCTTCGGCATCGAACAGCAGATCCACAACATCCACTCGCGCGAGGTGCCGTTGCCCAGCGGCGGGCGGCTCATCTTCGACGAGACCGAAGCGCTGGTGGCCATCGACGTCAACAGCGGCCGCAGCCGCAGCGCGCGAGACGCCGAGAGCAACGCCTTCAACACCAACATGGAAGCGGCCGACGAGATCTGCCGCCAGCTCCGCCTGCGTGACATGGGCGGCCTGGTCATCAATGACCTGATCGACATGCGGCACGCCAGCAACCGCAAGGCCATCGAACAGCGATTCGCCGAGCGACTGGGCCGCGACAGGGCCAAGAGCACCATCCTGCCCATCAGCGAGTTCGGCCTGCTCCAGATGACCCGCCAGCGCATGCGCTCCAGCCACGAGCGCACCCACTTCGCCGAGTGCCACCTGTGCAAGGGTCGCGGCGTCATCCGCCGGCCCGATAGCGTCGCCGCCGAAGCACTGCGCGATCTCTCGCTCATCGCCAGCTACGAGAAGGTCGCACGTGTGGAGATGGTCGTCTCGGCCCAGGTCGCCAGCCACCTGCTCAGCGGCCGCCGCAAGCAGCTAAGCCGCATCGAGCGTGTCAGCGGCGTGATTACCGAGGTCCGCGTCAGCGAGAACATGGCCGCCGAGCGCTTCGTGCTTCACGCCTACGACAGCAGCAACAACGACATCAACATCGAGAAGCTGCCCAAGCTGCCCGAGCCCGAGCAGTTCCTGGTCGAGGCACAGGGGCTTACCGAGACCGATGCCGGGCTGGCCGAATCCGTCGAGGGACACGACACCGAAGCCGACCGGTTCGACGAAGAGGTCGATGACGTGCAGGCCGTCCAGGCCCACCCGATCGAACTTGACGCCGACTTCGACGATCAGGAAGAGGGCGAGGAACGCAGCGGCCGTCGCCGGCGCCGGCGGCGGCGTCGCCGCCGTGGTGGCGGTGGTGACGAAGCCTCGCAGCAGGAAGCTGCCCGGTCACACGATGACGACAGCGAAGATGACGAGAACGTCGAACCACAGGACGAACGACGGGCCGACGCCGACGAGCGCAACGCACACGAGCGAGAATCCGACGATGAAGACCGTCCGCGCCGCCGCCGCCGACGTCGCCGCCGTGGTGGGCGGGGTCGCTCGGGCGCCGACGCACAAGGCGGCGACCGCCGCGAGAGCGACGATCACGAGGAGGCGCGCGAGCCCGATTCGCTCGCCCGCCGGCTCGCCAGCGCCCTTTCCACGCCCCTTCCCGAGTCACACGCGGAAGAAGAAGCAGACGAGGACGAAGCGCCGGAAGGCCGCCAAGACGACGAAACTCGCGACGAGCAGCACGACGAGCACGACGAAGATCGGCCCCGCCGGCGTCGTCGGCGCCGCCGTCGCCGGGGCGAGCGTCGCGACGACGAGGCCTCGAGCGACGCCACGAACGTCGATGAGTCCGAGGCAGAATCGGTCGAGCCGGTCGCCGAGTCCGACGAGCCATTGGATCAAGACGAATCGGACGAGCAGGAGTCCGATCGCCCTCGCCGCCGACGCCGGCGCCGCCGTGGCGGACGCAACCGCGATCGCGCCGAACACGTCGAAGAAGCCGGCGAGATCGAGGACGCCGAAGAGGCCCACGAACACGACGAAGACGAAGCGGCGGAGGAAGACGAAGCCCCGACCGTCGAAGTCGTTGCCTCGCACGAGGAGCCCGAGCCCGAGCCGGCCGGCATGATCGAGCCGCGTCCCAAGCGTGGCCGCCGTTCGCGTCGCGAAGACGACGAGGGCGACCAGACCGACGAGCCCAAGGCCGAGCAGAAGCCCCGCCCGCGGTTCCTCTACTCGGCCCATCGCCGGACCAAGCCCGGCGGCCCGGGGGCCTGA